One segment of Maridesulfovibrio ferrireducens DNA contains the following:
- a CDS encoding ABC transporter ATP-binding protein translates to MLKIEDLHVKIGDKEVITGLNLHIKEGETFILFGPNGSGKTSLLMTLMGFSNYEVTKGKIVFKGEDITYAPIYERARLGVGMSFQRPPTIHGLKTRHLVEMCGNGSKVDVERLAEKVNMETFLDRDINSGFSGGEIKRSELLQLMAQNPDMLLFDEPESGVDLENMHLIGKMVRTLLDGEIRPGVDLSMKEQKERSPRTCGLIITHTGHILDYINADRGQVLYNGHLCCEARPRDILEHIRKYGYQECVKCLK, encoded by the coding sequence ATGCTTAAGATAGAAGACTTGCACGTCAAGATTGGCGACAAGGAGGTCATCACAGGCCTCAACTTACATATAAAAGAAGGGGAAACCTTTATCCTTTTCGGACCTAACGGATCTGGAAAGACTTCATTATTAATGACTCTTATGGGGTTCAGTAATTACGAAGTGACTAAAGGTAAAATTGTTTTCAAGGGCGAAGATATTACATACGCTCCCATTTATGAACGTGCCCGCCTCGGAGTAGGCATGTCTTTTCAGCGTCCTCCCACCATCCACGGCCTTAAAACCAGACATTTAGTTGAAATGTGTGGAAACGGTTCTAAAGTTGATGTTGAAAGGCTGGCTGAAAAAGTAAATATGGAAACCTTTCTTGACCGTGATATCAACTCGGGATTTTCCGGTGGTGAGATAAAGCGGTCCGAGTTGCTCCAGTTGATGGCTCAAAACCCTGATATGCTTCTTTTTGATGAACCTGAATCCGGTGTTGATCTTGAAAACATGCACCTTATCGGCAAGATGGTCCGTACTCTCCTTGACGGCGAAATTCGCCCGGGCGTGGATCTGAGCATGAAAGAGCAGAAAGAAAGAAGCCCCAGAACTTGCGGACTTATTATCACGCATACTGGTCATATTCTCGACTATATTAACGCTGACCGTGGACAGGTCCTTTACAACGGACACCTCTGCTGTGAAGCCAGACCTCGCGACATTCTGGAACATATCCGCAAATATGGTTATCAAGAATGCGTTAAGTGCTTGAAGTAG
- a CDS encoding Smr/MutS family protein has protein sequence MADNRMKSFTDLKSMKFKDNNKDKEEDLKMPKSVRKVLESLKKKPKPEIVQEQEEAPVEEEMAFLNAMSGVKKMDSSTVKVERIKPVIPVPPPKEDGNEYLSSLVSGNIEFEIEYSEEFMYGHVCGIDSKIFQKLKAGSFNHEAQIDLHGMNSEQAFDNLMFFIRESFLEGHRCLLAVTGKGKNSPGGQSVLKREIQEWLTRDPFRRVVLAFCSAQPKDGGTGAIYILLRRQKKVKGKVKWDKGINWDE, from the coding sequence ATGGCTGACAACAGAATGAAATCGTTCACAGATTTAAAATCTATGAAATTTAAAGACAATAATAAAGATAAAGAAGAAGATCTCAAGATGCCGAAGTCTGTTCGGAAGGTTCTTGAATCACTAAAGAAAAAACCTAAACCGGAAATAGTTCAAGAACAGGAAGAAGCTCCGGTTGAAGAGGAAATGGCTTTCTTAAACGCCATGTCCGGAGTGAAAAAGATGGATAGCTCTACTGTAAAAGTTGAGCGGATTAAACCGGTAATTCCCGTTCCACCTCCCAAAGAGGATGGAAATGAATATTTAAGCAGTCTGGTTTCAGGAAATATAGAATTTGAAATCGAATACTCAGAAGAATTCATGTACGGACATGTTTGCGGTATTGATTCAAAGATATTTCAAAAGCTGAAAGCCGGATCTTTCAACCATGAAGCTCAAATTGACCTTCATGGCATGAATTCCGAACAGGCTTTCGACAACCTTATGTTTTTCATTAGAGAATCATTTCTCGAAGGACACAGATGCTTACTTGCTGTTACCGGCAAAGGCAAAAACTCTCCCGGAGGTCAATCTGTTCTCAAACGAGAGATTCAGGAATGGCTTACCCGCGATCCTTTCCGCCGTGTTGTTTTGGCTTTTTGTTCAGCACAACCCAAAGATGGCGGAACCGGGGCGATCTATATTCTATTGCGCAGACAAAAAAAAGTTAAAGGAAAGGTAAAGTGGGACAAAGGAATCAATTGGGATGAATAA